The sequence below is a genomic window from Phoenix dactylifera cultivar Barhee BC4 chromosome 16, palm_55x_up_171113_PBpolish2nd_filt_p, whole genome shotgun sequence.
cgagcgtcCCTACTTGGCActcttctggtcggcgctctttagtcGAGTGCCTTTTGACCGAGCGCCTCCGAGGCGGCATAACTGGGGTTTTTCTCCCAACAGTGACCAAACCGACCAGACTCCTAAGGTGCCGATTCTTTGTTTGTTAGCAAGATTAATACGGCATGCAATAACTATACAGCAACATAGTAACCGCATGATAAGTCACACACGTGATAACGACTGTTTTAGTCACGAGATAATGGTTGAGCTGGTGGGACGGCCCATGAGAGATCCTGGTAACATTCTTGATGGGCATTACTTTTCCTTAAACAATCTTCAATGAGACACGTGACGTGTTGTTCCCGTTCCTCGGTTGGACGAGGCTTGCATTTATCTGCGTCTGGATGAGGTTGACGAATATTCACCGCATCAGATCCATTTATCTGCATATTTAACCAACCCTTggttaaaacaaaataaaatcccTACTTTTTCCTAGGCAAGACCTGGAACTGGAAGCACATGCCGGTTCCCTCGCTGTAGGTGTTAGATGCGCGCTTTTCTCTGCACCACTATCACAGCGCCACATGTATGTGCTGAGAGAAGTCTGTGTGTCTCGTGATTTGGTGGCTTCACCTTCTTAACGCGTGGAAGGTACAACCTGAGTGAGTCCCGACATGGCCTGCCTATGGTGCACCGAGCCCCTTATATATTCCTCAGCGCAGCCATTAAGCCAGAGGCCCGGCTCTCCGGGGCGTGGGACGGTGGGAGCAACGGTCACCAAATTCAAATCACAGATAAAGCATGTCGAATATTTAAAAGCTGACGGCGCGCAACTGCCAGCACCCAGACGACAACATACCGTGCATTTgccaaataaataaatcagtttcttaaaaagaaaaattccatttaatcctaatcaaacataatattaaataaaataaataaacacaTGATCAGGTAGGAATATCatcaaataattaaataaattaatcaaCGCGCAGGAGTGGACTAGATGATCCGGTCGGAGAGGGAGGGCAGGCGGCGGAAGAAGTTGAAGGCCGCCGACGGCATGTCGTCGCGGAACCTGGGATGCCGCAGGTAGTAGAATCCCATCGCCAAAGCCAGCACCCGGAAAGGCACCGCGTAGAAGACCAGGGAGACCAGAAGGCAGAGGACCACGAAGATGGCGGTGGCCCGCGGGTCCCGCCAGGCGAGCAGCGCCTCCACCCGCTCTCCCTGCGCCGCCACGTCCCCCAGCAGCGCCTGCGCCCTCCCGGCCACCACCCTCAGCCGGTCGTAGCGCGCCCGCACCACCTCGGCCGCCCGCCCGGTCGGGAACGCGTCCAGCTCCTCCTCCAGCTCGTCGGGCCCCACCGTGTCCACCTGCGACAGCCGCGGGTCCATCCCGCTCGGCTCCCTCGGCCGCGCCCGATAGTACCTCCAGATCAGCGTCAAAAACAGATACAAGGATGCGGTGGGCAGGATGAGGTGGGGCCAGAGCGCGACGGCGGCCAGCAGCACGTGGACAAGCACGGTGATGGAGGGGCGCTCCCACGTGCGGACGGAGTGCACCCAGCGGGCCAGCCCGGCGGCCTTGGAGAGGCACCCCACCACCCGGAACCAATTGGCCTTGCTCCGACGCATGCTCCAGGCGTGCGCCTCCGTATCCAGCACGTACTGCACCACCTCCGGCCCCAGCGGCGGCTCCGACCGGGCCAGCCGGGCCGACACGATCAGCATGGCCGTCCCCCGCAGCACGTCCTGCTGGGCCGGCCCCAGCGGCCGCACGTAGTGCATCCGGGGCAGCATCGGGCTCCCGTACACCTGGATCAGGCTCACCCACGAAGAGCAGCTGAACCGGACCGCCAGCTCCAGCTCCCCCATCTTCTTCGCCCCCGCCGGCTGGATCGCTGTCAGCGGAAACGTCTTCAAGCACACCCGGTTCGTGTCCAGCGTCGACAGCCGGATCCGCACCTTCCCGATCCGCACATCCCTTTTGCTATTATTGTGGCTATGGTTATCGCCGTTATTGTTGAACCGGGCGTTGTCGAAGACGGCGACGGTGAGGACGGTGCAGGGGTCGAACACGTCCCAGGCGTACTGCTCGTTCCACCGGGGATTGAAGTTGTCGAGGATGGTGCGGGTGCGGGCCCACTTCGGCCCGTACTTCAGCACCACGTACGCGTCGGTGGACCCGCTGGCCCCGTCCTTCGCCACCTTCATCGGCACCAGGTTGGCCGCCCCCCGGACCCCGACTTCCAGCTGCCCGACGGGGGGCTTCGACAGCTGCTTCGAGGCCGCGCGGACGTCGCTCGCCACGTGCGCCGCCTCGTCCAGCACGTGGTACCCGCCTTCGAGGCAGACCCGCACGTGCACCCGACCCGCGTAGGGCCGCTCCCCGTCGCCGCCGGCCAGGTTCAGCCACCGCGACGGCGGCTCCGCCCGGTCGTCCAGGCGCCGGTGGACGCTCGAGAGCGCCACCCTCGCCTGGCCCACGGGCTTGCCTGCGGTCGCGTCCTCCACCACGATCGTGAGGAAAGGTTCGAAAGGCTCGGCGGCCACGAAGAAGAGGTCCTCGTTCCAGCTGGGATTGGCGGAGCTGGAGGAGGTGCAGAGCGCCACCCGCCCGGTCTTGAAGACCTGCGAGCCCAGCTGGCCCTTCACGTAGAGCTCCGGAGGCCGGGCCGCCTTCGACTCGGGATTTACCACCGGCGGCGGAGAAGGGAACCTCAGATCCTGGGTCTGGATCACCGTCAGGCGAAGGTACCACAGCTTTGGGGACAGGTAGGCCTTGGACCTCGTATGCACGACGAGGCCGCCGGAGTCTGACTGCCACGCCTCCTGAAACGCCTCGTCGGCCTGGGTCCCGATCCAGACCGCGAGCATGACATCGTTCCCCAGCGAGCCCTCCGGCGGTCCTTCCAAAGCGTACCACTGGGGGCGAGGGGGCTGTCCTGCGGGGACCGCTTAGGGATCTCCTCGAGGTCGAACGACACCAACCCGAGGCTCGCGTCGGCCACCACCTTATCATCGCCGCCCTCCTCCCAAACGGACACCTCCAAAGCAGTGGAATTCAGGCTTTCCTTGTGGAAGGCGAACACGTGATCCCAGTCCGCGGACATAACGGTCCGCGTTTGGACGCTCTGGCTCCCAATGACCACCTTGGCGTAACAGGGCCGCCCGGCGTCCGCGGAACCCCCGCGCTTCGCTTTGAGGACCCGGACGAAGAGGTACGGAACGCGGTTCACCAGATCGTACGAGCTCCCACCGGCGCGCTCGCTGGTGACTGGCCGGATCTCGAGGTCGCTAAAGCTGGAGAGCTGCGGATCCTTCGCCGGGGACGGCGGCAGGGGCGGGCCTTGATTCTCTTCCTTCGGTTTTGAAGCATCGCCGGCGGCTGGAGTGGCCTCCTCCGGCTTCGGGTTTCCCGGTGGCGAgtccttcttttcctcttctttagGAGCAGATGGATTGACCTCTGAATTCTTCTCCTCCGGTTTCTTCCCGTCCGTCACCGTCACCGGTGGCTTATCATTTCCCTCGGCGTTCTTCTCTTGAACGGCAGCCTGCTGGTCGTCGGGCTTCTGTTCGGCCGCAGCCGGACAAGCTTCGGTGGCAGCAGCATTCGGCGGCGGTGGCTCGTCGACGTAGCAGATCCGAACGCCGATCTCTCCCTTGATCTGAGAGAAGACACTCCTCTTCTCCAAGGGATAGTAAACCAACGGGAAGGCCTGGGCCTCGGCCTCGGACGTCCCCCTCCAGGCGAGCAGAGTGGCCCCGGAGATCTTGACCTTGCCGAGGAAGGTGCTGCGGCGGCCGCTCTTCTTGTCGTTGTAGACGTTGATCTCGAGGGTCTCGGCGGGCAGGGCGTCGGGGTCGTGGACCAGGAACTCGAGCTTCTCGTCCCACTGGGGGTTGAGGTCGCGGAGCTTGGTCTTGGTCCGCCGCCGCTGCCCGTCGAAGTCCACGATCACGAATGCGCTCGCCGTTCCCTGCCCGTCCTTGGGCATCAGATTCCTCGCATTGCACACCTCCACCACCACCTTCCGGCTCCCGCCCTCCGTCATTTTTGCCTGACTTTTATTGTAATATTTGTTTCTCCGGTGATCTCCTCCACGGAAGTCCGGCTACTCGTTTTTGCTCCGAGACTCAGCCTTCCGGCAAGATCTTTCTTTTCGTTCGGTGGTGGAGAAGAGAAAGCGGGGTATCTCGGATTTGGGAATCCGACCGTTGCTTGCTCGCGGATTCGAGCACCGAAGAAACTAGAGGGCGTCTGCGTCCGTGCCTTGAAGACAGAGCGCGTGTGTGTGGAGATACGGCCAACGGCGTGGGGAAATACGATCGAGGGACCGGAAATGATGGCTTATAAAGGTCAGGGGGGACCCGCCACGTCGGCATCCGCACACGTGGGATGCCTCGAGGCCACATGATGTGCATCGGAGTGCCAAAACAAAACAGAGGTGGCAGGTGGTGGGATCCAAACGAACTCGGAATCCGAGACGGACGCCGCTGCAGTGCACTTGTCTAAATTGACAAGACTGCCCCTCGACTCGCTGGTCCTGCTCTCGGCTGTCCTCCGCACCACGGCCCATGAGTAGCCGTTACCGGATTAAATTGAAGGGGCATTTTCGTCCTTCGATCCTACAAGTGGACAGGGAGGCTTGTCCGTTTTCCAGGGAAAGCGACCGTTTGGGATCTCCAAGTGGGACGCCGGCCGGCCGGGCGGTggatttaatgcatggaaagGGCCTGGGTGGATCAGGGCGAGCGGTGGCCATATGAACGTTGAGTTCCTTCTCGTAGGCCTTCTCTGTAGTTTCCATGTGAAATTTGCATTTGGGGGTTAAATTTTCCCTGCCAGCAGATTTTCATGTGCTTGTTTTTATCAGCTAGTGCAAGGAGTTTCCGTTAGCATGGCCAGAAAACTGTAAGTTTAAATGGAGCCGGAATCAACAGCTTCAAAGTAAGTGCGCTTGAGCATCCTAAAAGAAGTGTTTGAACTTTTATCTAATTTAAGCCCATCTGGATATAATCCACACTAACATactgaattttattttatttacttaTCTAATTTAATCTGAATTCTGCATTAAAGATAGAAATCTCCGATACAACAATGAGAAACGAATGGCAAGGGATAATTTCTACATAAGCATATTAGAGGTAATATCCATTTTAATCTCCATAACTGCGTCCTATAAGTGGGGCATATTATAAAAGAATATCCTACGGATTTAGTCCCCAACTTATTCAGGAGTGCTTGGGAGGCTCTCCCTAACCGGCTTACTTAGAGTTGGAATCTGAAAAACTAAAATGCTACTCATGGGTGGTGAGAAGCATATTCAAATCCACTTTCAGTATTACAGTAGGGCTAGCATCAAGCAATACTTCCCTAGCTTCATCTTCATGTAAGTGGTCCTTTGGCCCCCATCTAGTTTAATATTGCGGTATCAGAGTCATACAAAGTTCTGGCATTGAGGATTGAAACATTTATTTTCTTGTCACAATAAATCTTGCCCATCAAGATCATGTGGAACAGACTGATGATCGATCATCTTGCTCAGTTGCCAATAGCCTACTGCTAGTCATCACGATCCCATCTAAGAAGCTGGGCCCTGTCGAACTCCGCGGCCCAATGAGGAGAGCTTGTGACATTTTAAATGGCCTAATAAatgaaaaaggagagagagagagagagagagagagagagagagagagagataccgATGGTAGAGCCACCACCCATGGACCTCCCACCGTTATGCCCTCTCATAGGGATCGCCAGGTCGCACCTCCAGCAGCCACCCAGGTGAGACACCGTCATGCGGATAGCCCTCTTTGTCCACCTCTAATATCCATTAAGACACATCGATCAGCGGTCATATGGCATTGTGGAGTGAAACTGTTAAAAAACCTACAGGGCGACGTTTTAGATGCGGGCAGTAATGCACCCTAGGCCATGAGCTCAAGTGTCACACACCCAGGGGTGGCCTaatacatttggaggcctaagacGGATTCAGTGGATgggacctttttttttaataataattttttttaatttaatataatttttgaatgaaagCATGGAAAAGTAATTATGCTTAAGGAAGGCTtataaaactgattaaataattgagataatgcttggcagtactgtttaccatgtcaagcaagagcagagTAGGAAAGggttatcccatggcacttcatggtcaaggtaaagaaaagaatttgtccgAAAAAAACCTATGAGaaaaagtaggggcattatggaaaattcactccatctaattaataaaagtcccatcccaccatctccccttcaagtgagtacccaagcagccactgcaacatcacagcacagcagccatacaaccccccccccccccccctccttttctttctctaccctccaagaagtccatctccattCCCCCtacctttcttcctgatggcccagctggatcaggagtaatgtgagggaaggaaaacgaagaccaaaaccaaaaaagagaagggatgaaagataagagtggcttcagacatgtgtatcaagccaaccaaatccctcctctctctttctctccacccaa
It includes:
- the LOC103708307 gene encoding LOW QUALITY PROTEIN: FT-interacting protein 7 (The sequence of the model RefSeq protein was modified relative to this genomic sequence to represent the inferred CDS: inserted 1 base in 1 codon); translation: MTEGGSRKVVVEVCNARNLMPKDGQGTASAFVIVDFDGQRRRTKTKLRDLNPQWDEKLEFLVHDPDALPAETLEINVYNDKKSGRRSTFLGKVKISGATLLAWRGTSEAEAQAFPLVYYPLEKRSVFSQIKGEIGVRICYVDEPPPPNAAATEACPAAAEQKPDDQQAAVQEKNAEGNDKPPVTVTDGKKPEEKNSEVNPSAPKEEEKKDSPPGNPKPEEATPAAGDASKPKEENQGPPLPPSPAKDPQLSSFSDLEIRPVTSERAGGSSYDLVNRVPYLFVRVLKAKRGGSADAGRPCYAKVVIGSQSVQTRTVMSADWDHVFAFHKESLNSTALEVSVWEEGGDDKVVADASLGLVSFDLEEIPKRSPQDSPLXPQWYALEGPPEGSLGNDVMLAVWIGTQADEAFQEAWQSDSGGLVVHTRSKAYLSPKLWYLRLTVIQTQDLRFPSPPPVVNPESKAARPPELYVKGQLGSQVFKTGRVALCTSSSSANPSWNEDLFFVAAEPFEPFLTIVVEDATAGKPVGQARVALSSVHRRLDDRAEPPSRWLNLAGGDGERPYAGRVHVRVCLEGGYHVLDEAAHVASDVRAASKQLSKPPVGQLEVGVRGAANLVPMKVAKDGASGSTDAYVVLKYGPKWARTRTILDNFNPRWNEQYAWDVFDPCTVLTVAVFDNARFNNNGDNHSHNNSKRDVRIGKVRIRLSTLDTNRVCLKTFPLTAIQPAGAKKMGELELAVRFSCSSWVSLIQVYGSPMLPRMHYVRPLGPAQQDVLRGTAMLIVSARLARSEPPLGPEVVQYVLDTEAHAWSMRRSKANWFRVVGCLSKAAGLARWVHSVRTWERPSITVLVHVLLAAVALWPHLILPTASLYLFLTLIWRYYRARPREPSGMDPRLSQVDTVGPDELEEELDAFPTGRAAEVVRARYDRLRVVAGRAQALLGDVAAQGERVEALLAWRDPRATAIFVVLCLLVSLVFYAVPFRVLALAMGFYYLRHPRFRDDMPSAAFNFFRRLPSLSDRII